One window of the Capnocytophaga haemolytica genome contains the following:
- a CDS encoding class I SAM-dependent methyltransferase gives MKDNSILWNETLQMYVQHRVSPDGRDTFESTPQLTEALQVFATHKTGDCLLDLGCGWGASLQPFVGHFKQLIGVDVSTENLQKAQALYAAQPQVHFLQGELQDLPITPHSVDLLISSLVLHQVPEEKQAALFCKIAETLKPEGEMVFADELLLFDPEADPMRFNEVYRYLLANTLPATIYEQHIKPYLVEGYTYTWQDMKENTPPQFWFHSLNDLRIKLSAAGLVLKEVKELTPFFGMLRVVHSV, from the coding sequence ATGAAAGATAATAGCATACTTTGGAATGAGACGCTGCAAATGTATGTGCAGCATAGGGTGAGTCCTGATGGGAGGGATACTTTTGAGAGTACGCCCCAACTAACGGAAGCGTTGCAGGTGTTTGCTACCCATAAGACAGGGGACTGTCTTTTGGATTTAGGTTGTGGCTGGGGTGCATCGCTACAGCCTTTTGTAGGGCACTTTAAGCAGCTCATCGGCGTAGATGTCAGTACGGAGAACTTACAGAAGGCGCAGGCACTTTACGCAGCACAACCGCAAGTGCACTTTTTGCAAGGTGAGTTGCAAGACCTTCCCATAACGCCGCACTCAGTGGATTTGCTCATTTCATCATTGGTGCTGCATCAAGTGCCAGAGGAGAAGCAAGCGGCACTATTTTGCAAAATAGCCGAGACACTCAAACCAGAGGGGGAGATGGTTTTTGCAGATGAGTTGCTACTCTTTGACCCTGAAGCAGACCCTATGCGATTTAACGAGGTATACCGCTACTTGCTGGCCAATACGCTCCCAGCAACTATCTATGAGCAGCACATCAAGCCTTACCTTGTCGAGGGTTATACCTACACTTGGCAGGATATGAAAGAGAACACCCCACCACAGTTCTGGTTTCATTCTTTAAACGACCTACGAATAAAACTCTCAGCAGCGGGATTGGTGCTTAAAGAAGTAAAAGAGCTTACACCGTTCTTTGGAATGCTAAGGGTAGTGCACAGTGTATAG
- a CDS encoding NADPH-dependent FMN reductase produces MTCYPLIGTLSNTSRTNAEVLDLNDYEAPLYQYQREEREGIPQVIKSLAAKIDAADLLVISLAEHNGNFSTAFKNTMDWLSRVPNRKAWGDRRVLLLATSPGPRGAQSVLNIAVNEFPFRGATVVGSFSLPSFGDTFDTEKGCIKDPAKDAELKQLVNSL; encoded by the coding sequence ATTACGTGCTACCCTCTGATCGGAACGCTCTCGAACACATCTCGAACGAACGCCGAAGTATTAGACCTCAACGATTATGAGGCACCGCTCTACCAATACCAGCGCGAAGAGCGCGAGGGTATCCCACAAGTAATCAAGTCTTTGGCAGCAAAGATTGACGCTGCCGACCTCTTGGTGATTTCGCTGGCAGAGCACAATGGCAACTTCAGCACAGCCTTCAAAAACACTATGGACTGGCTTTCGCGTGTGCCTAATCGCAAGGCGTGGGGTGATCGCCGTGTGTTGCTCTTAGCCACCTCTCCTGGTCCGCGTGGGGCACAAAGCGTGCTCAACATCGCTGTAAACGAGTTCCCTTTCCGTGGAGCCACCGTAGTAGGGAGTTTTTCATTGCCTTCTTTCGGCGATACCTTCGACACCGAAAAGGGCTGTATCAAAGACCCTGCTAAGGACGCTGAATTAAAGCAGTTAGTAAACTCCTTGTAA
- a CDS encoding DNA alkylation repair protein, with the protein MQLKDHFGYNLVDLLSDKINAVDATFSRNNFKKALSAQFLDYALTGRVACITDALYTVFGNYEHGIGVLLQILGDENPKETGMFTDYYWVMPIAKYVEVYGLDNFQLSMQALEAITKRNTAEYAVRPFITRYTDKMLPQMTHWAQSDNFHLRRLSSEGLRPKLPWAKKLDLFTENPTPVFAILELLKDDPIKFVMKSVGNHLADYLKLNPSPALLLLDRWAADPNATPHRHWIIKHAKRKYKE; encoded by the coding sequence ATGCAATTAAAAGACCATTTTGGGTATAACTTAGTCGATTTATTATCGGATAAAATCAATGCGGTAGATGCTACTTTTTCTCGTAATAACTTTAAAAAAGCCCTCTCAGCTCAATTCTTAGACTATGCCCTGACAGGTAGAGTGGCTTGTATCACCGATGCACTATATACAGTATTTGGCAACTATGAGCACGGCATTGGCGTCCTGTTGCAAATATTAGGAGACGAAAACCCCAAAGAGACGGGTATGTTTACTGACTACTATTGGGTAATGCCCATAGCCAAATATGTAGAAGTATATGGCTTAGACAACTTTCAGCTATCGATGCAAGCCTTAGAGGCGATCACCAAACGCAATACCGCAGAGTATGCCGTACGCCCTTTCATCACTCGTTATACTGATAAAATGCTGCCACAGATGACCCACTGGGCACAATCCGATAACTTCCATTTGCGGCGTCTCTCCTCTGAGGGATTGCGCCCTAAACTTCCTTGGGCAAAGAAGTTAGACCTCTTTACCGAAAACCCTACACCTGTATTCGCTATCTTAGAACTCCTAAAAGACGACCCTATCAAGTTTGTGATGAAATCCGTAGGCAATCACCTTGCCGACTATCTCAAACTGAACCCTTCCCCTGCCCTATTGCTCTTAGACCGCTGGGCAGCAGACCCTAACGCTACTCCGCACCGCCATTGGATCATCAAACACGCTAAACGAAAATACAAAGAATAG
- a CDS encoding twin-arginine translocation signal domain-containing protein: MNRRNFIAASALATAGMGLPYRNGSEDQKTPFKAAYSPRRALYLARPICTRNKVPYWAKWRCFSCQ, from the coding sequence ATGAACAGACGTAATTTTATTGCAGCCTCAGCCTTAGCAACGGCGGGTATGGGGCTACCCTATCGCAATGGAAGCGAAGACCAAAAAACACCCTTTAAAGCGGCTTATAGCCCTCGAAGAGCACTTTACCTTGCCCGACCTATCTGCACGCGTAATAAAGTACCTTACTGGGCTAAATGGAGGTGTTTCTCCTGTCAGTGA
- a CDS encoding LysE family translocator — protein sequence MIADVLLALPMGLLLAFTIGPVFFVLIETAITKGFRAAIAFNSGVVLADVVFILIVYFTTSSLLNELKDEPALFVFGGLIMVGYGLISFIKLKKDFRLTMAQKERGEDAALYMKRVNYIALAIKGFLLNFINIGVLGFWLGVIIVFAPKLDMNPHRITVFFGSIILVYFAIDLIKILIAKRLKNKLTAYHIYKIKRTISIILLVFGVFLIVQGFFPNAKKGLQQELHITE from the coding sequence TTGATAGCTGATGTGTTGCTGGCCTTGCCGATGGGTTTGTTGCTGGCCTTTACCATTGGGCCTGTGTTCTTTGTGCTGATAGAAACCGCTATTACTAAGGGGTTTAGGGCAGCTATTGCCTTTAATTCGGGGGTGGTGCTGGCCGATGTGGTCTTCATACTGATTGTGTATTTCACTACGAGTAGTTTGCTCAATGAGCTCAAAGATGAGCCTGCACTGTTCGTCTTTGGGGGACTGATAATGGTGGGTTATGGGCTTATTTCGTTTATCAAGTTGAAGAAGGATTTTAGGCTTACGATGGCACAAAAGGAGCGTGGTGAGGACGCGGCTTTGTATATGAAGCGTGTGAATTATATTGCACTGGCAATCAAGGGGTTTCTATTGAACTTTATCAACATTGGGGTGCTCGGGTTTTGGCTTGGGGTGATTATCGTCTTTGCCCCTAAGTTGGATATGAATCCGCATCGTATTACGGTGTTCTTTGGGTCGATTATCTTGGTGTATTTTGCTATTGACCTCATTAAGATACTGATTGCTAAACGTTTGAAGAATAAGCTCACGGCGTATCATATTTATAAGATTAAGAGAACTATAAGCATTATACTGCTCGTCTTTGGGGTGTTTTTGATAGTGCAGGGGTTCTTCCCTAATGCAAAGAAAGGGTTGCAACAAGAGCTGCATATTACTGAATAG
- a CDS encoding OmpH family outer membrane protein: protein MKRIITLSIAALFTLTISAQEKIAFVDNKRLFDAWQEKKDLEAILKKQADAHQAKRDSISRAFQVEVRKFDEEVKTLSENIRSTKYNKLMEKQQILQQYLQNEEYQLTQMSNKKLAELTTKLKEAIRQYGKENNYTFILGANEGGSVLYGKDNKDITDELIRYLNQQYKKN from the coding sequence ATGAAAAGAATCATAACACTAAGTATCGCAGCACTTTTTACACTCACCATAAGTGCACAGGAAAAAATTGCCTTTGTAGACAACAAACGCCTCTTTGATGCGTGGCAAGAAAAAAAAGACCTCGAAGCTATACTCAAAAAACAAGCAGACGCACACCAAGCAAAACGCGACAGCATCTCACGAGCCTTTCAAGTAGAAGTCCGTAAATTCGACGAAGAGGTAAAAACACTATCAGAAAATATCCGTAGTACAAAGTACAACAAATTGATGGAAAAACAGCAAATACTACAACAATACCTGCAAAATGAAGAGTATCAGCTTACTCAAATGAGCAATAAAAAATTAGCAGAATTAACAACCAAACTCAAAGAAGCTATCAGGCAATACGGCAAAGAAAATAACTACACCTTTATACTCGGTGCCAATGAGGGTGGAAGCGTCCTCTACGGAAAAGACAACAAAGACATCACCGATGAGCTAATTCGCTACCTCAACCAGCAATACAAAAAAAATTAA
- a CDS encoding amidohydrolase family protein: MALEEHFTLPDLSARVIKYLTGLNGGVSPVSDTQRKLMQIVLPDDAISEIGARRLAYMDAAGISVQVLSYGPMSPQNLPDTVLAAELCAEANDRLSKLIAEHPTRFAGFALLPMSAPDKAAAELERAVRQLGFKGAMISGSMNGTFFDAPQFMPVFEKDADLGVPLFMHPAIISNKVVVDYYFKSDAWSDVAGTMFATAGYGWHADSGIALLRLILSGLFDKLPTLKIISGHWGELLPFYLNRLDDQQSKTLSLNQPISAYFKQNIYVCPSGFFNEHQLVYCANELGAGRILFACDYPFLQPTDGKAFLEKSPLSKEDKERIAYKNAEKLPLVHSA; this comes from the coding sequence ATAGCCCTCGAAGAGCACTTTACCTTGCCCGACCTATCTGCACGCGTAATAAAGTACCTTACTGGGCTAAATGGAGGTGTTTCTCCTGTCAGTGATACGCAACGCAAGTTGATGCAAATAGTCCTCCCCGATGATGCTATTAGCGAGATAGGCGCGCGCCGCTTGGCGTATATGGACGCGGCGGGCATCAGCGTGCAGGTGCTCTCTTACGGACCAATGTCGCCACAGAACCTGCCCGATACGGTGCTGGCAGCAGAATTATGCGCTGAGGCTAACGACCGCCTCTCGAAGCTCATTGCCGAGCACCCTACGCGCTTTGCAGGCTTTGCCCTCTTGCCTATGTCTGCCCCCGATAAGGCAGCCGCCGAATTGGAGCGTGCGGTTAGGCAGTTGGGCTTTAAGGGTGCGATGATTTCAGGCTCGATGAATGGCACTTTCTTTGATGCGCCGCAGTTTATGCCCGTCTTTGAGAAAGACGCCGACTTGGGTGTGCCACTCTTTATGCACCCTGCCATTATCAGCAATAAGGTGGTGGTAGATTACTACTTTAAGAGCGATGCGTGGAGCGATGTGGCTGGGACGATGTTTGCTACGGCAGGCTACGGTTGGCACGCCGACAGCGGTATAGCCCTCTTGCGGCTTATCCTCTCAGGACTGTTTGACAAGCTGCCTACACTTAAAATCATCTCAGGGCATTGGGGCGAACTCTTGCCATTCTACCTCAACCGCTTGGACGACCAGCAGAGCAAGACGCTGAGCCTCAATCAGCCTATTAGTGCGTATTTCAAGCAGAATATCTACGTATGCCCCAGTGGCTTTTTCAATGAACACCAGTTGGTGTATTGCGCCAACGAATTAGGAGCTGGCCGTATCCTCTTTGCCTGCGACTACCCCTTCTTGCAGCCCACTGACGGTAAGGCGTTCTTAGAGAAGTCGCCACTGAGCAAAGAAGATAAAGAGCGGATTGCCTATAAGAATGCGGAGAAACTGCCTTTAGTGCATAGTGCATAG
- a CDS encoding antitoxin — MRAEINNVDIPIIEAILQKFSARNIYFENVDKEERPNAVTLQAMKEVEQLRKDKNRKRFTNVDDLMAYLND, encoded by the coding sequence ATGAGAGCAGAGATAAACAATGTAGATATACCTATCATTGAGGCTATACTTCAAAAATTTAGTGCAAGGAATATCTATTTCGAGAATGTAGATAAAGAAGAACGCCCTAATGCGGTAACTTTACAGGCAATGAAAGAAGTAGAGCAGTTGCGCAAAGATAAAAATAGAAAGCGTTTTACCAATGTTGATGATTTAATGGCTTACCTAAATGATTAA
- a CDS encoding OmpH family outer membrane protein codes for MKKLVIAGVALLSLTACQDKIVFVNNTKLLDDYQEKKDIEATLKKQVDAYQMKRDSISKAFQAEAQAFDAQSKTLPQNVAQKKYNELMQKSQILQQHLQQEEMRIQQESQSQMDSLLSKVKKTIKEYGKDKGYSFILGANDGGSVLYGKDNKDITEDVVKYLNSKYKK; via the coding sequence CTGAAAAAATTAGTTATAGCAGGCGTAGCATTACTAAGCCTTACCGCTTGTCAGGACAAGATCGTTTTTGTGAACAACACTAAGCTTCTTGACGACTATCAAGAGAAAAAAGACATCGAGGCTACCCTCAAAAAACAAGTAGATGCTTACCAAATGAAGCGCGACAGCATCTCCAAAGCCTTCCAAGCCGAAGCGCAAGCCTTTGATGCACAGTCGAAAACCTTACCACAGAACGTGGCTCAGAAAAAGTACAACGAACTGATGCAAAAGAGCCAAATATTACAACAACACTTACAACAGGAGGAAATGCGCATACAGCAAGAAAGCCAAAGCCAAATGGATAGTCTGCTGAGCAAAGTAAAGAAAACTATCAAAGAATACGGCAAAGACAAAGGCTATTCCTTTATACTCGGAGCCAATGACGGCGGTAGCGTCCTCTACGGAAAAGACAACAAAGACATCACCGAAGACGTTGTAAAATACCTCAATAGTAAGTACAAGAAATAG
- a CDS encoding class I SAM-dependent methyltransferase, with the protein MKITDYSVSHQSFTLVYNEALDLYETTPPPHNLAAYYESPDYISHTDGKRTLFERIYQLVKNYQLRQKRRLVTTTVQGNIRLLDIGAGTGDFVRICNAHPRITAEGVEPNAKARARAAEKGIALTESYEQLLPHSYDVITLWHVLEHIPNLQTELDKITALLKDGGTLIIAVPNYRSWDAQHYGAYWAAYDVPRHLHHFSKTSIERIFTPRVFTLIATKPMLFDAFYVSMLSEQYRTGKKSFLKGIINGLRSNAYGIRKKEYSSHIYVLKKDKNLK; encoded by the coding sequence ATGAAAATAACCGATTACAGCGTATCGCACCAGTCCTTTACCCTTGTCTATAACGAGGCTCTCGACCTCTATGAGACCACTCCCCCACCCCATAACCTCGCCGCTTATTACGAAAGCCCCGACTATATCTCACACACCGATGGCAAGCGTACCCTCTTTGAGCGTATCTATCAACTCGTGAAAAACTACCAACTCAGGCAAAAACGCCGCCTGGTTACCACCACTGTGCAGGGCAATATCCGCCTCTTAGACATCGGGGCAGGTACAGGCGACTTTGTCCGTATCTGCAATGCCCACCCCCGCATCACCGCTGAAGGTGTAGAGCCCAACGCCAAAGCACGTGCACGCGCCGCCGAGAAAGGCATCGCCCTCACCGAGAGTTATGAGCAGCTCCTCCCCCACTCCTACGACGTTATCACCCTGTGGCACGTACTCGAACACATTCCCAATCTACAAACCGAGCTCGACAAAATCACCGCCCTCCTCAAAGACGGCGGCACGCTCATCATCGCCGTGCCCAACTACCGCTCTTGGGACGCCCAACACTACGGAGCCTATTGGGCAGCCTACGACGTACCCCGACACCTGCACCACTTCTCCAAGACGAGCATCGAGCGCATCTTCACCCCACGAGTCTTCACCCTCATCGCCACCAAACCGATGCTCTTTGACGCCTTCTACGTCTCGATGCTCTCCGAACAATATCGCACAGGCAAAAAGTCCTTCCTCAAAGGAATCATCAACGGATTGCGCTCCAACGCCTACGGAATACGCAAAAAAGAGTATTCATCCCATATTTACGTACTCAAAAAAGACAAAAACTTAAAATAA
- a CDS encoding type II toxin-antitoxin system YafQ family toxin produces MEKPLYILTPSGQFKKDYKKYKNNPTKVEKIAKTLLLLEEGGVDNLPASMKAHFLTGNYKGHLECHIEPDLLIIWLQYDEEEKEIFLVRLGSHSELFSK; encoded by the coding sequence ATGGAAAAACCGCTTTATATACTGACTCCTTCAGGGCAGTTCAAGAAGGATTACAAGAAATACAAGAATAATCCTACTAAGGTTGAAAAGATAGCTAAGACACTTTTACTATTGGAAGAAGGAGGGGTTGATAACCTTCCTGCTTCTATGAAAGCACATTTCTTAACAGGTAATTACAAAGGACATTTAGAGTGCCATATAGAACCTGATTTACTCATTATCTGGTTACAATATGATGAGGAAGAAAAGGAAATCTTTTTAGTGCGTTTAGGTTCTCATTCTGAATTGTTTAGTAAATAG
- a CDS encoding type II toxin-antitoxin system RelE/ParE family toxin, translating to MEEIKPLKVLWADEASTEYDFILDFWYGYTYSYEFPEKLDNKVSEITTLIARFPEIFSVVGGEFITNRDTNLQVRRAVILKNFSLYYQVHKDHISIISFRDNRRNTATN from the coding sequence ATGGAAGAAATAAAGCCATTAAAAGTACTATGGGCTGATGAAGCCTCTACAGAATATGACTTTATTCTCGACTTTTGGTACGGCTATACTTATTCTTATGAGTTTCCCGAAAAGTTAGACAATAAAGTAAGTGAGATTACAACACTCATAGCAAGATTTCCCGAAATTTTCAGTGTCGTAGGCGGTGAATTTATCACCAACAGAGATACCAATTTACAAGTACGAAGAGCTGTAATACTCAAAAACTTTAGCCTTTATTACCAAGTACATAAAGACCATATTAGCATTATCTCCTTCCGCGACAACAGACGAAATACAGCAACAAATTAG
- a CDS encoding nitroreductase family protein → MNFLELAQSRYTTKAYRSQFVSEDKIQSLKEILRLTPSSINSQPWQFVFIDDKATKEQFARISYINEQRINEASHLVVFLAHNNDSAFEAHLHKTSEMGYGFYEKIQKPRGAAFVQEWIDRQVYIALGFFLSACAAMGIDSTPMEGILIEEYDRLLKVDGYKTLFAVAIGYRSDDDRNQPSQRPKTRLPLTDVVKEFKL, encoded by the coding sequence ATGAATTTTTTAGAATTAGCACAGAGCCGATATACCACTAAGGCGTATCGCTCACAGTTCGTAAGTGAGGATAAGATACAGAGCCTCAAGGAGATACTTCGTCTTACCCCCTCATCGATCAACTCGCAACCTTGGCAGTTTGTCTTCATTGACGACAAGGCTACTAAGGAGCAGTTTGCGCGCATCTCGTACATCAATGAGCAACGCATAAATGAAGCGAGCCACTTAGTGGTATTCCTCGCCCACAATAACGACAGTGCCTTCGAGGCGCACCTCCACAAAACCTCTGAGATGGGTTATGGCTTCTACGAGAAGATACAAAAGCCCCGAGGAGCTGCCTTCGTACAGGAGTGGATCGACCGACAGGTGTACATCGCCCTTGGGTTTTTCCTCAGTGCGTGTGCCGCGATGGGTATTGATAGCACCCCTATGGAGGGTATCCTCATTGAGGAGTACGACCGCCTACTGAAAGTCGATGGTTACAAAACCCTCTTTGCTGTGGCAATCGGCTACCGCAGTGACGACGACCGTAACCAGCCATCACAACGACCTAAAACGCGCTTGCCTCTCACCGATGTGGTAAAGGAGTTTAAGTTATAG